The Oceanococcus sp. HetDA_MAG_MS8 nucleotide sequence GCGGTGGGGATAGTCATTACCGCATTTGCCATCAGCCTGGGTGCACCGTTTTGGTTTGACCTGCTGAACAAGTTGGGCAGTGTGCGCAGCGCTATTCGCCCCCAAGAGAACGCAAAAACCACTGAGGAGAAACCAGCATGAACCCACTAGCTAGTCGCATTGCCCTGATCGTAGGGCATACCCAAAAACGACAAGGTGCGCCAGGGGCGTACCCCATTGCGAGTAGTGAATATCTTTACAACACCGGTTTGGCCGAGTTGGCTGCACAATTCGCCCGTAGCCGCGCCCACGAGGTGGAGATATTTTTTCGCGACGGCGGAGGCATTGCCGCAGCTTACGATGCCGTCGCCGAGTGGGAGGCCGATTGCGCCATCGAGTTGCACTTCAATGCCTTCAACGGCCAGGTGGCGGGCACCGAGACTTTGTACTGCGATGACCAAGACCATAAGCGGGTGCACGAGTTTGAGTTCGCCACCTTGGTTCAGCAGCACATGTGTCGAGTGTTTGAGCGCAGCGGTCGCGGCGACCGTGGGCTGAAGAAACGCCCCTTAAGTGCCGGAGAAAGGGGTTACTTCAGTGTGAACCAGCTCTTTCACATTCCTTCAGTGTTGGTGGAGCCTTTTTTTGGTGACAACCGCGAGGAGGCCAAGCTGGCGGTAGAGCGTAAGCAAGAACTGGCCGAAGGTTTGGTGCTGGCGGTGGAAGAGTGGAAGCAGCAGATGT carries:
- a CDS encoding N-acetylmuramoyl-L-alanine amidase, translating into MNPLASRIALIVGHTQKRQGAPGAYPIASSEYLYNTGLAELAAQFARSRAHEVEIFFRDGGGIAAAYDAVAEWEADCAIELHFNAFNGQVAGTETLYCDDQDHKRVHEFEFATLVQQHMCRVFERSGRGDRGLKKRPLSAGERGYFSVNQLFHIPSVLVEPFFGDNREEAKLAVERKQELAEGLVLAVEEWKQQMYSRREMEVSSNAIEFGPSAAKSDENGPVGLHFLPAGTVVELRCDEPPNVAGVELVSRTLKLLSDKTEDIAPMDGRHLAKGKPARYQLTESGEYELHVTLSSSKARAAQALVSAAVILPGHKGTKPVPPSDVLSLAVPFQHHDGGSVWFHSSYFEASVV